The Verrucomicrobium spinosum DSM 4136 = JCM 18804 DNA segment TAATCCCAAAAAACGTCTCATGAAGCAGGCCGGGGAGGTCATAAAAACCCGCGGAGGTGATCCCGCGAAGTACGGCCAGCCCCTGAAAATCATCCTGGAGGCGAATCAATATGCGGTAAAAAATCGGGACTCGAACCGCATCAAACTACCCTTTGACTACAAGTACAAGGATGGCGCCCCAGGGGAGGCCGTGTCCCCCAAATTCATCTCATGGGGCACGACTCAAAAAAACAGCATCTTGCAAAAGCCCCCGGTCAGCAGCGTCGAGACACCCCCATCGCAGCTACGCAACACTTTCGCGAACTGGATGACCGACCCTGCCAACCCACGTTTCGCCATGACCATAGCCAATCGCATGTGGAAGCGCGCGATGGGCAAGGCGCTCACGCCTTCAATCCACAATCTAGACCATCCTGAGGACTCCTACAATCCGGAACTCTTGCACCATATCGCCAGCGAGATGGTTCGAGTTAAGTTCAACCTGAAAGACTTCCAGCGCATCATCTACAACTCGATGACCTATCAGCGTGAGGCAAGCACCACGGACGCACCGATGGGTGAACCCTATTACTTCCAGGGCCCGGTCCTGCGTCGCATGGAAGCTGAGCAAGCCTGGGATTCTTTCATCACCTTGCTGACCGGCAATCCCGATGCGGCCCAGAACAAACTGCAAGACCTGTATGGGCGCACTATTGATATGAACTTGAACACCGTGGATGTGACGACGGTGCTTCTCAAAGTCAATGCCTACCTCCACGCCACCCAGAAGGTGAATGCCATGACGATTGGCAAGGGCGGCCTACAAGAAGCTGGCGACAATGAAATGGCTGGCGAGGGGAAGGCCATCAGATACAAAGGCCTGACCTTGATGCGGGCTTCCGAACTACCCCAACCAGCGCCAGCAGGGCATTTCCTCCGGGCTTTCGGCCAGTCTGACCGTCTGGTTCTGGACGACAATTCTCTGGAAGGGACTTTGCCGCAAGTGCTTCTGATGATGAATGGGGCACCCCAGGAAATGCTCACGAACAAGGATTCTCTCGTGCTGCGCGCCATCGCAAAAGCCGCCAGCCCTACGGACAAGGTGGAGACGCTCTTTCTGAGTGTACTCAACCGACGCCCAACCTTGCGGGAAAAAGAGATGGCAAAAAGATTGTTGTCTGACGGTCCGGAGTCCGCATACGCCAACATGATCTGGGGCCTGGTCAACACCAGGGAGTTCTACTTCATCCAATAGGTGCAGAACCCGACCGTTCGAGCAACCAACACCGGCTCGCCCGGTGCCCCTTCTCTCAAATAGAAACCTCCTCTTTTTTTCATTCCGATGAGAAACCCATTCCTGAATCTCGACTCGCCCACACGACGCGCCTTCATTGAGCGGGCGGCCAAATCTGCGCTCGGCGTCAGCATGATTTCCGCTTTTGACACGCCTTCATTTGGAGCTGCTGCCCCGGCACCTGCAGGCAAAGGTGGCAAGGCCAAATCTGTGATTTGCCTCTTCCTAACGG contains these protein-coding regions:
- a CDS encoding DUF1549 domain-containing protein yields the protein MKLYYMALSVILAGTLSGHASDTRVWTDTKNRKLEARFVKLDGESVYLQRVDGIVHAIPLAMLSASDQQEARTLPPAKDAAALLSVPTNASVSQAAAKIDQLVAAGIQRANLKLAAEAGKDNGQNQPGSTRTPLKANPMTTDEQFVRRIYLDAAGRIPSYEETVNFLSSTAPDKRAKLIDQLLDSEGYASTMFNYFADMLRVNDYFNRALRGTPYRAWLREEMKANTPWDKLVYAMMTAEGKLWDNGATGFLIRDAGMPLDNLANTLSAFLGTDVSCAQCHDHPFATWTQREFYEMAAFFGATTTMLTKPDYVSGSNPKKRLMKQAGEVIKTRGGDPAKYGQPLKIILEANQYAVKNRDSNRIKLPFDYKYKDGAPGEAVSPKFISWGTTQKNSILQKPPVSSVETPPSQLRNTFANWMTDPANPRFAMTIANRMWKRAMGKALTPSIHNLDHPEDSYNPELLHHIASEMVRVKFNLKDFQRIIYNSMTYQREASTTDAPMGEPYYFQGPVLRRMEAEQAWDSFITLLTGNPDAAQNKLQDLYGRTIDMNLNTVDVTTVLLKVNAYLHATQKVNAMTIGKGGLQEAGDNEMAGEGKAIRYKGLTLMRASELPQPAPAGHFLRAFGQSDRLVLDDNSLEGTLPQVLLMMNGAPQEMLTNKDSLVLRAIAKAASPTDKVETLFLSVLNRRPTLREKEMAKRLLSDGPESAYANMIWGLVNTREFYFIQ